One window from the genome of Gopherus evgoodei ecotype Sinaloan lineage chromosome 2, rGopEvg1_v1.p, whole genome shotgun sequence encodes:
- the MRPL32 gene encoding 39S ribosomal protein L32, mitochondrial, translating to MLGLVVRWLCGVMRRECWERQSGALEPGGLEKSRGLTFPGCPAAPPENERLLCRRREGKMAALVVFWSPARGVCGLIQRCWGQLERSLLRGLPAPPWAPALAVQAPATLPDSLEDIGEESNKAPNFLDSIFWMAAPKKRRTIEVNRCRRRHPSKLIKLKTNIDVCPECGNLKQKHVLCGYCYKKIKMETGLIRIQIKEKEAGPFNAPTVETVVLYEGENPTERDEGKRIIERNRKRPSWFTQN from the exons ATGCTGGGGCTTGTAGTCCGATGGCTGTGTGGTGTGATGCGCAGAGAATGCTGGGAGCGGCAGTCCGGCGCCCTGGAGCCCGGCGGGCTCGAGAAGAGCAGGGGACTCACTTTCCCAGGCTGCCCCGCGGCCCCTCCAGAGAACGAGCGGCTTCTCTGTCGGCGGCGCGAAGGGAAGATGGCGGCGCTGGTGGTTTTCTGGTCTCCGGCGCGCGGGGTGTGCGGGCTCATTCAGCGCTGCTGGGGGCAGCTGGAGCGGAGCCTCCTGCGGGGGCTGCCCGCCCCGCCCTGGG CACCAGCATTAGCTGTTCAGGCTCCAGCTACTCTTCCTGATTCACTGGAAGATATTGGGGAAGAAAGTAACAAGGCTCCAAACTTTTTAGATAGCATCTTTTGGATGGCAGCTCCCAAGAAGAGACGTACTATTGAGGTGAACCGCTGCAGACGAAGACACCCTAGTAAACTTATAAAACTCAAG ACAAATATAGATGTTTGTCCTGAATGTGGCAATCTGAAACAGAAGCATGTCCTTTGtggctattgttacaaaaaaattaaaatggaaactgGTCTCATAAGGATCCAAATAAAGGAAAAGGAAGCAGGGCCATTTAATGCTCCCACTGTAGAGACTGTAGTCTTATATGAGGGAGAGAATCCTACTGAACGAGATGAAGGCAAGCGGATCATAGAAAGAAACAGAAAACGTCCAAGCTGGTTCACACAGAATTGA